One Brassica oleracea var. oleracea cultivar TO1000 chromosome C7, BOL, whole genome shotgun sequence genomic window carries:
- the LOC106306830 gene encoding preprotein translocase subunit SCY1, chloroplastic isoform X1: MITVSQVSSYSSSSSNLASLSRLNHKPSSRLRSSSLYRPIFSVPTKTRNTCKANSWKNLGLVINSRREFLFSSEVSTFDPLGINPKEASGLSSIWESFLSVLSPSLESSSGSKRDKPSSGRGVAAAIEDSSIDFGDFFKGPLPGKFLKLLGFLALSRLGIYIPLGGVNREAFVGNLDQNSLLTTLDTFSGGGIGRLGICSLGIVPFINAQIVFQLLAQVYPKLQDLQKKEGEAGRKKILQYTRYASVGFAIVQAIGQAVYLRPYVNDFSTEWVVSSVTLLTLGSVLTTYIGERISDLKLGNGTSLLIFTSIISYLPASFGRTAAEALQEGNYTGLATIVVSFLLLVLGIVYVQEAERKIPLNYASRYTSKAAGLQKSAYLPFKVNSAGVMPIIFSTSSLALPATLARFTGISALKNIAYGLNPGCSFYLPTNILLIAFFNYYYTFLQLDPDDVSEQLKRQGASIPLVRPGKSTALFIKTVLGRISVLGSAFLAVLAAGPAVVEQITHLTAFRGFAGTSVLILVGCATDTARKVQAEIISQKYKNIEFYELDKYDP, from the exons ATGATAACGGTAAGCCAAGTTTCCTCTTACTCTTCTTCTTCTTCAAACCTCGCTTCTCTGTCTCGTCTCAACCACAAACCATCCTCGAGACTCCGAAGCTCTTCTCTGTACAGACCAATCTTCTCCGTTCCGACCAAAACCAGGAACACTTGTAAAGCCAATTCATGGAAGAATCTCGGTCTGGTCATCAACTCTAGAAG AGAGTTTCTGTTCAGCTCTGAGGTTTCGACATTTGATCCGTTGGGTATTAATCCAAAAGAAGCTTCTGGCCTGAGTAGTATTTGGGAAAGCTTTCTGAGTGTTTTGTCTCCATCACTTGAAAGCTCCTCCGGTAGCAAAAGAGATAAACCATCTTCTGGTCGTGGCGTGGCAG CTGCTATTGAGGACAGTTCCATTGACTTTGGAGATTTCTTCAAAGGCCCATTGCCTGGGAAGTTCCTAAAGCTCCTCGGCTTCCTAGCTCTCTCTCGCCTCGGAATCTACATCCCACTAGGCGGAGTCAACCGAGAAGCCTTTGTCGGCAACTTGGATCAGAACAGCTTGTTAACCACATTGGACACATTCTCCGGTGGTGGCATTGGTAGACTCGGCATATGCTCCCTCGGTATCGTCCCTTTCATCAACGCCCAGATCGTGTTTCAGCTTCTCGCTCAAGTCTACCCCAAGCTGCAAGACCTTCAGAAGAAAGAAGGCGAAGCGGGGAGAAAGAAAATCCTCCAGTACACTCGGTACGCTTCGGTTGGATTCGCTATAGTACAGGCGATAGGACAAGCGGTTTACCTCCGTCCTTACGTGAATGACTTCAGCACTGAATGGGTTGTTTCGTCCGTCACGTTGCTAACACTTGGCTCTGTCCTCACTACTTATATTGGAGAGAGGATCTCCGATCTGAAGCTTGGAAACGGCACTTCGCTTTTGATATTCACGAGTATTATCTCTTACTTGCCTGCTTCATTTGGTAGAACAGCAGCAGAAGCATTACAGGAAGGAAACTATACTGGTCTGGCTACCATAGTTGTTTCATTCCTCCTCTTGGTACTTGGAATCGTCTATGTTCAG GAAGCAGAGAGGAAGATTCCACTCAACTATGCCTCCAGATACACCAGCAAAGCAGCTGGGCTGCAGAAGTCTGCTTATCTTCCATTCAAGGTCAATAGTGCTGGAGTGATGCCTATCATATTCTCCACGTCATCTCTTGCTCTCCCTGCTACTCTAGCGCGATTCACCGGCATTTCTGCTCTGAAGAATATTGCTTATGGCTTGAACCCTGGAT GTTCGTTCTATCTTCCAACAAATATACTTCTCATAGCTTTCTTCAACTACTACTACACTTTCCTGCAACTTGACCCGGACGATGTGAGTGAACAATTGAAACGACAAGGTGCATCCATCCCTCTTGTCCGGCCTGGTAAAAGCACTGCTCTCTTCATCAAAACC GTTCTTGGCCGGATATCTGTTCTTGGATCAGCATTTCTGGCTGTTCTAGCGGCGGGTCCTGCTGTGGTTGAACAGATCACTCACTTGACAGCATTCAGAGGATTTGCTGGAACTTCTGTTCTGATTCTCGTAGGGTGCGCGACAGATACTGCAAGAAAGGTTCAAGCTGAGATCATCTCGCAGAAGTACAAGAACATTGAGTTTTATGAGCTTGACAAGTATGATCCATGA
- the LOC106306830 gene encoding preprotein translocase subunit SCY1, chloroplastic isoform X2, whose translation MITVSQVSSYSSSSSNLASLSRLNHKPSSRLRSSSLYRPIFSVPTKTRNTCKANSWKNLGLVINSRSSEVSTFDPLGINPKEASGLSSIWESFLSVLSPSLESSSGSKRDKPSSGRGVAAAIEDSSIDFGDFFKGPLPGKFLKLLGFLALSRLGIYIPLGGVNREAFVGNLDQNSLLTTLDTFSGGGIGRLGICSLGIVPFINAQIVFQLLAQVYPKLQDLQKKEGEAGRKKILQYTRYASVGFAIVQAIGQAVYLRPYVNDFSTEWVVSSVTLLTLGSVLTTYIGERISDLKLGNGTSLLIFTSIISYLPASFGRTAAEALQEGNYTGLATIVVSFLLLVLGIVYVQEAERKIPLNYASRYTSKAAGLQKSAYLPFKVNSAGVMPIIFSTSSLALPATLARFTGISALKNIAYGLNPGCSFYLPTNILLIAFFNYYYTFLQLDPDDVSEQLKRQGASIPLVRPGKSTALFIKTVLGRISVLGSAFLAVLAAGPAVVEQITHLTAFRGFAGTSVLILVGCATDTARKVQAEIISQKYKNIEFYELDKYDP comes from the exons ATGATAACGGTAAGCCAAGTTTCCTCTTACTCTTCTTCTTCTTCAAACCTCGCTTCTCTGTCTCGTCTCAACCACAAACCATCCTCGAGACTCCGAAGCTCTTCTCTGTACAGACCAATCTTCTCCGTTCCGACCAAAACCAGGAACACTTGTAAAGCCAATTCATGGAAGAATCTCGGTCTGGTCATCAACTCTAGAAG CTCTGAGGTTTCGACATTTGATCCGTTGGGTATTAATCCAAAAGAAGCTTCTGGCCTGAGTAGTATTTGGGAAAGCTTTCTGAGTGTTTTGTCTCCATCACTTGAAAGCTCCTCCGGTAGCAAAAGAGATAAACCATCTTCTGGTCGTGGCGTGGCAG CTGCTATTGAGGACAGTTCCATTGACTTTGGAGATTTCTTCAAAGGCCCATTGCCTGGGAAGTTCCTAAAGCTCCTCGGCTTCCTAGCTCTCTCTCGCCTCGGAATCTACATCCCACTAGGCGGAGTCAACCGAGAAGCCTTTGTCGGCAACTTGGATCAGAACAGCTTGTTAACCACATTGGACACATTCTCCGGTGGTGGCATTGGTAGACTCGGCATATGCTCCCTCGGTATCGTCCCTTTCATCAACGCCCAGATCGTGTTTCAGCTTCTCGCTCAAGTCTACCCCAAGCTGCAAGACCTTCAGAAGAAAGAAGGCGAAGCGGGGAGAAAGAAAATCCTCCAGTACACTCGGTACGCTTCGGTTGGATTCGCTATAGTACAGGCGATAGGACAAGCGGTTTACCTCCGTCCTTACGTGAATGACTTCAGCACTGAATGGGTTGTTTCGTCCGTCACGTTGCTAACACTTGGCTCTGTCCTCACTACTTATATTGGAGAGAGGATCTCCGATCTGAAGCTTGGAAACGGCACTTCGCTTTTGATATTCACGAGTATTATCTCTTACTTGCCTGCTTCATTTGGTAGAACAGCAGCAGAAGCATTACAGGAAGGAAACTATACTGGTCTGGCTACCATAGTTGTTTCATTCCTCCTCTTGGTACTTGGAATCGTCTATGTTCAG GAAGCAGAGAGGAAGATTCCACTCAACTATGCCTCCAGATACACCAGCAAAGCAGCTGGGCTGCAGAAGTCTGCTTATCTTCCATTCAAGGTCAATAGTGCTGGAGTGATGCCTATCATATTCTCCACGTCATCTCTTGCTCTCCCTGCTACTCTAGCGCGATTCACCGGCATTTCTGCTCTGAAGAATATTGCTTATGGCTTGAACCCTGGAT GTTCGTTCTATCTTCCAACAAATATACTTCTCATAGCTTTCTTCAACTACTACTACACTTTCCTGCAACTTGACCCGGACGATGTGAGTGAACAATTGAAACGACAAGGTGCATCCATCCCTCTTGTCCGGCCTGGTAAAAGCACTGCTCTCTTCATCAAAACC GTTCTTGGCCGGATATCTGTTCTTGGATCAGCATTTCTGGCTGTTCTAGCGGCGGGTCCTGCTGTGGTTGAACAGATCACTCACTTGACAGCATTCAGAGGATTTGCTGGAACTTCTGTTCTGATTCTCGTAGGGTGCGCGACAGATACTGCAAGAAAGGTTCAAGCTGAGATCATCTCGCAGAAGTACAAGAACATTGAGTTTTATGAGCTTGACAAGTATGATCCATGA
- the LOC106304915 gene encoding uncharacterized protein LOC106304915 has translation MMDPSTPEYVSHLMKVFQDFQQFVVSSYIFAAVSSIINLLSVLVIVHASALTHKEENVKIKDFPALTLKSWKGPLVTSFYIVLFSLGYWFVFVIVLFPLLLLSTKLDYLAAKSGALFVLFSVFESYLAIVWYLSLVISILEETYGIQALGKAAKIVKGMKPKLFLLNLFFGLVSFGLVQIVRRVDLNSSFPVILTIGLVLVSSIAAVRMFQLVSYTITYFQCKGLQGKDIESLRDIEYMKLSSTTLIGALP, from the coding sequence ATGATGGATCCAAGCACCCCTGAATACGTATCCCATCTTATGAAAGTCTTTCAAGATTTTCAACAATTTGTGGTGTCTTCATACATATTTGCCGCAGTCTCCTCCATCATCAACCTTTTATCTGTTCTAGTCATCGTCCATGCTTCAGCTCTTACTCATAAAGAAGAGAATGTGAAGATCAAAGACTTCCCTGCTCTGACCCTTAAATCTTGGAAGGGACCTCTTGTGACCAGTTTCTACATTGTTCTCTTCAGTCTTGGCTATTGGTTTGTCTTCGTCATAGTTCTTTTCCCTCTTCTTTTGTTATCTACAAAACTCGATTACTTGGCAGCCAAGTCTGGGGCTTTGTTTGTTCTGTTCTCAGTGTTTGAGTCCTATTTAGCTATCGTTTGGTATCTATCTTTGGTCATATCGATACTTGAGGAAACTTATGGGATCCAAGCTTTGGGGAAAGCTGCAAAGATCGTTAAAGGGATGAAACCGAAACTATTCCTCTTGAATCTTTTCTTCGGTTTAGTGTCCTTCGGTTTAGTTCAGATAGTGAGGCGGGTAGATTTGAACAGTTCATTTCCAGTTATCTTAACCATCGGTTTGGTTCTTGTGAGTTCTATCGCTGCAGTGAGGATGTTTCAGCTTGTGAGTTATACCATTACCTATTTCCAATGTAAGGGACTCCAAGGCAAAGACATTGAGTCGCTGAGGGATATTGAATATATGAAACTATCCTCCACTACGCTCATAGGAGCATTGCCTTGA
- the LOC106304916 gene encoding LOW QUALITY PROTEIN: RING-H2 finger protein ATL56 (The sequence of the model RefSeq protein was modified relative to this genomic sequence to represent the inferred CDS: substituted 1 base at 1 genomic stop codon) → MPPTNVSGEPPYTSASPPPPKPKTKILSLFLVGVIMISIFFLFLLLLGIASLLLLPFILSSLHRHLRRRXRNRRHVSSDGLSSRFVKKIPQFKFYEPTTRHGSDCVVCLDGFRQGQWCRNLPGCGHVFHRKCVDTWLLKAASCPICRARVRLREEDALKPIFIIFSFLFLLKPHGFLLECSKRGYVYLT, encoded by the coding sequence ATGCCTCCGACGAATGTCTCCGGCGAGCCACCGTATACCTCGGCGTCTCCACCACCGCCAAAGCCGAAAACGAAAATTCTCTCTCTATTCCTCGTAGGCGTTATCATGATATCAATATTCTTTCTCTTCCTCCTCCTTCTCGGCATCGCATCTCTTCTTCTTCTCCCTTTCATCCTCTCTTCTCTCCATCGCCACCTACGACGTCGCTGACGTAACCGCCGACATGTATCCTCGGATGGGTTATCTTCAAGATTCGTTAAAAAGATTCCGCAATTTAAATTCTACGAACCCACCACACGGCACGGAAGCGATTGCGTGGTTTGTCTTGATGGGTTCAGACAGGGACAATGGTGTCGGAACCTTCCCGGTTGCGGACACGTGTTCCATCGGAAGTGTGTGGACACTTGGTTGCTCAAAGCCGCGAGTTGCCCAATTTGCAGAGCTAGGGTTAGGTTGAGGGAGGAAGATGCTCTAAAACCAATATTCATAATCTTTTCATTTCTATTTCTCTTGAAACCCCATGGCTTCCTTCTTGAATGTTCTAAAAGAGGTTATGTGTATCTTACATGA